A genomic region of Burkholderia humptydooensis contains the following coding sequences:
- a CDS encoding HlyD family efflux transporter periplasmic adaptor subunit gives MPIWMTALREQKTPRKLARGTTFGTVINGVVDVPISMRFFCYLSIAMFAMFIVALVRLTYANTENVMGVLTPRSGLIGVGAPPGWAVREVFVAKDQHVKAGQKLLSVTRDTSFVLQANNVQGMRESIKRQRVEVGQQIDAAKLEYQSTIQQINQQIAAFEQSRGLIDKQLQDQKRIVSEYQERRDRVKQLLNEQVVTLEQYNQVNTQYLQASQAYQDLMLRRADLVKNAMKLRGDLETVQSKYDGSNAELKIKQEELNSKEYNIDESVNQALYAPADGQIVRLDVVQGSVIDPPGTRVVEILPAKADGLIAELYIPSSKAGFVKPGQEVKLAYGSYPVEKFGTYRGKLLSVSPVAFTAKELNLPADNGAPQTYFKSWVELAERRPAFEGKALALKAGMTLRADIVLEKRTLLEWLFEPLYRIRQRMFGTPA, from the coding sequence ATGCCTATCTGGATGACCGCTCTGAGAGAGCAGAAGACGCCGCGCAAGCTCGCGCGCGGCACGACGTTCGGCACCGTGATCAACGGCGTCGTCGACGTGCCGATTTCGATGCGCTTTTTCTGCTATCTGTCGATCGCGATGTTCGCGATGTTCATCGTCGCGCTCGTGCGCCTCACGTATGCGAACACCGAGAACGTGATGGGGGTGCTCACGCCGCGCTCTGGGCTGATCGGCGTCGGCGCGCCGCCCGGATGGGCGGTGCGCGAGGTGTTCGTCGCGAAGGATCAGCACGTGAAGGCCGGGCAGAAGCTGTTGAGCGTCACGCGCGACACGAGCTTCGTGTTGCAGGCGAATAACGTGCAGGGGATGCGCGAATCGATCAAGCGGCAGCGCGTCGAGGTCGGTCAGCAGATCGACGCGGCGAAGCTCGAGTACCAGTCGACGATCCAGCAGATCAATCAGCAGATCGCGGCGTTCGAGCAAAGCCGCGGGCTCATCGACAAGCAGCTCCAGGACCAGAAGCGGATCGTCTCCGAATACCAGGAGCGGCGCGACCGCGTGAAGCAGTTGCTCAACGAGCAGGTCGTCACGCTCGAGCAGTACAACCAGGTCAACACGCAATACCTGCAGGCGAGCCAGGCGTATCAGGACCTGATGCTGCGCCGGGCCGACCTCGTGAAGAACGCGATGAAGCTGCGCGGCGATCTGGAAACCGTGCAGAGCAAGTACGACGGTTCGAACGCCGAGCTGAAGATCAAGCAGGAAGAGCTGAACTCGAAGGAATACAACATCGACGAGAGCGTGAACCAGGCGCTCTACGCGCCCGCCGACGGCCAGATCGTGCGGCTCGACGTCGTGCAGGGCAGCGTGATCGATCCGCCCGGCACGCGCGTCGTCGAGATCCTGCCCGCGAAGGCGGACGGGCTCATCGCCGAGCTGTACATCCCGTCGTCGAAGGCCGGCTTCGTCAAGCCGGGCCAGGAAGTGAAGCTCGCCTACGGCAGCTATCCGGTCGAGAAGTTCGGCACCTATCGCGGCAAGCTGCTGTCGGTGTCGCCCGTCGCGTTCACCGCGAAGGAGCTGAATCTGCCGGCCGACAACGGCGCGCCGCAGACCTACTTCAAGAGCTGGGTCGAGCTTGCCGAGCGCAGGCCCGCGTTCGAAGGCAAGGCGCTCGCGCTGAAGGCCGGCATGACGCTCAGGGCGGACATCGTGCTCGAGAAGCGCACGTTGCTCGAATGGCTGTTCGAACCGTTGTATCGGATCCGGCAGCGGATGTTCGGTACGCCCGCGTGA
- a CDS encoding OmpW/AlkL family protein, with protein MGDKRGDKHRRRRRARRGWRAPVSCWLGATLLACAWSAHGQDSGAARWRDGADGIGFFPGGDAPGFDASAWGPVPGDARRRAADAAAADAGRGAASNGGAALDGAPDGAGVSAASSAFASDPNAPRPRKLTEETITLGQRAAAAAAAQRVRAEGDDGIGFADAPGGPPADGAASADACNGGGCASGGGDDGGGDSAAPRRPPAGAAPRFIAGVRYDRMPYELHPIDPERLPDLPEAQGPTLLEQLRGDDSNMIGIGWHYVLSTGRSTPVTTSTAALGIGSFVNPGSSVSISNTNTPAFTFTHFFGEHVAAEIVGGIPPELTMRGHGSIGLPFDKIFPGVQGRLPLIDLGNAQSNPLGTTRAWLASTVFKYYLGKREDRLRPYVGLGISYTRFTNTNLNPVFAHKLASLGGLLSAGISLGDLQSLLTDPGAFDRLLQAGANLILPNGVRATASVKSAWTPVFVVGANYQLTRQLSLSTSLSYIPLKAAITVNINDTKRILASNTTTLTTNVLLCTLLLNYRF; from the coding sequence ATGGGTGACAAGCGGGGTGACAAGCATCGTCGACGGCGACGTGCGCGCCGCGGCTGGCGCGCTCCGGTGTCCTGCTGGCTCGGCGCGACGCTGCTCGCATGCGCGTGGTCCGCGCACGGGCAGGACAGCGGCGCGGCGAGATGGCGCGACGGCGCGGACGGCATCGGCTTCTTTCCGGGCGGCGACGCGCCCGGATTCGACGCGAGCGCGTGGGGACCGGTGCCCGGCGACGCGCGCCGCCGGGCGGCGGACGCGGCGGCGGCCGATGCGGGGCGCGGCGCGGCGTCGAACGGTGGCGCGGCGCTGGACGGCGCGCCGGACGGGGCAGGCGTATCGGCGGCATCGAGCGCGTTCGCCTCGGACCCGAACGCGCCGCGCCCGCGCAAGCTCACCGAAGAGACGATCACGCTCGGCCAGCGCGCCGCTGCGGCCGCCGCCGCGCAGCGCGTGCGCGCCGAGGGCGACGACGGCATCGGCTTCGCCGACGCGCCCGGCGGGCCGCCAGCGGACGGCGCGGCGTCCGCCGACGCGTGCAACGGCGGCGGGTGCGCGTCCGGCGGCGGCGACGACGGCGGCGGCGACAGCGCCGCGCCGCGCCGCCCGCCCGCTGGCGCGGCGCCGCGCTTCATCGCCGGCGTGCGCTACGACCGGATGCCGTACGAGCTGCACCCGATCGATCCGGAGCGGCTGCCCGACTTGCCGGAGGCGCAGGGGCCGACGCTTCTCGAGCAGTTGCGGGGCGACGACAGCAACATGATCGGGATCGGCTGGCACTACGTGCTGTCGACCGGGCGCTCGACGCCCGTGACGACGTCGACGGCGGCGCTCGGAATCGGCAGCTTCGTGAATCCGGGCTCCTCCGTGTCGATCAGCAACACGAACACGCCGGCGTTCACGTTCACGCATTTCTTCGGCGAGCACGTCGCGGCCGAGATCGTCGGCGGGATCCCGCCCGAGCTGACGATGCGCGGCCACGGCAGCATCGGGCTGCCGTTCGACAAGATCTTCCCCGGCGTGCAGGGGCGGCTGCCGCTCATCGACCTCGGCAACGCGCAGAGCAATCCGCTCGGCACGACGCGCGCGTGGCTCGCGTCGACCGTGTTCAAGTATTACCTCGGCAAGCGCGAGGACCGGCTCCGGCCGTACGTCGGCCTCGGCATCAGCTACACGCGCTTCACGAACACGAACCTGAATCCGGTGTTCGCGCACAAGCTCGCGTCGCTCGGCGGCCTGCTGTCGGCGGGCATCTCGCTCGGCGATCTGCAATCGCTGCTCACCGATCCGGGCGCGTTTGATCGCCTGCTGCAGGCGGGCGCGAACCTGATCCTGCCGAACGGCGTGCGCGCGACGGCGAGCGTGAAGAGCGCGTGGACGCCCGTGTTCGTCGTCGGCGCGAACTATCAGCTCACGCGCCAGTTGTCGCTGTCGACCTCGCTGTCGTACATTCCGCTGAAGGCGGCGATCACGGTCAACATCAACGATACGAAGCGGATTCTCGCGTCGAACACGACGACGCTCACCACGAACGTGCTGCTCTGCACATTGCTGCTCAATTACCGGTTCTGA
- the ppk2 gene encoding polyphosphate kinase 2: MDMSEKDTRRDTAPLHERQRRFEEDLVDAYDEELEMEFDDRRFDDESLFSAERREARKRYFRELFRMQGELVKLQDWVVSTGHRLIVIFEGRDAAGKGGAIKRITQRLNPRVCRVAALPAPSNRERTQWYFQRYVAHLPAGGEIVLFDRSWYNRAGVERVMNFCTDAEYEEFFRSVPEFEKMLARSGIQIVKYWFSITDEEQEVRFQNRIEDPLKQWKLSPMDLESRRRWEAYTAAKEEMLMRTHIPEAPWWVVQAVDKKRARLNCIHHLLSLVPYYEIERDSVYLPQREHHDDYIRRPVPGEMIVPEIY; encoded by the coding sequence ATGGACATGAGCGAGAAGGACACGCGGCGCGACACCGCGCCGTTGCACGAGCGGCAGCGCCGCTTCGAGGAGGATCTCGTCGACGCGTATGACGAAGAGCTCGAGATGGAGTTCGACGATCGCCGCTTCGACGACGAGTCGCTCTTTTCCGCCGAGCGCCGCGAAGCGCGCAAGCGCTACTTCCGCGAGCTGTTCCGCATGCAGGGCGAGCTCGTGAAGCTGCAGGACTGGGTCGTGAGCACGGGGCACCGGCTCATCGTGATCTTCGAGGGCCGCGACGCGGCGGGCAAGGGCGGCGCGATCAAGCGGATCACGCAGCGCCTGAATCCGCGCGTGTGCCGGGTCGCCGCGCTGCCCGCGCCGAGCAACCGCGAGCGCACGCAGTGGTACTTCCAGCGCTATGTCGCGCATCTGCCCGCGGGCGGCGAGATCGTGCTGTTCGACCGTAGCTGGTACAACCGCGCGGGCGTCGAGCGCGTGATGAACTTCTGCACCGACGCGGAATACGAAGAGTTCTTCCGCTCGGTGCCCGAGTTCGAGAAGATGCTCGCGCGCAGCGGGATCCAGATCGTCAAATACTGGTTTTCGATCACCGACGAAGAGCAGGAAGTCCGCTTCCAGAACCGCATCGAGGATCCGCTCAAGCAATGGAAGCTGAGCCCGATGGATCTCGAGAGCCGGCGCCGCTGGGAGGCGTACACGGCGGCGAAGGAGGAGATGCTGATGCGCACGCACATTCCCGAGGCGCCGTGGTGGGTCGTGCAGGCGGTCGACAAGAAGCGCGCGCGGCTGAACTGCATCCACCATCTGCTGAGCCTCGTGCCTTACTACGAGATCGAGCGCGATTCGGTGTATCTGCCGCAGCGCGAGCATCACGACGACTACATCCGGCGCCCGGTGCCGGGAGAGATGATCGTGCCGGAGATTTACTGA
- the ilvA gene encoding threonine ammonia-lyase, biosynthetic, giving the protein MPVASATIAPSAGTLDDYLKLILTARVYDVARETALERAGNLSARVRNTVWFKREDSQPVFSFKIRGAYNKIAHLSADALARGVITASAGNHAQGVALAAARLRVKATIVVPQTAPRVKVDAVRAHGGPTVEVVQAGESYSDAYAHALRIQQREGLAFIPAFDDPYVIAGQGTVAMEILRQHQGPIHAIFVPIGGGGLAAGVAAYVKAVRPEIKVIGVQTDDSCAMKQSLAAGKRVELAEVGLFSDGTAVKLVGEETFRLCAAYLDDVVTVDTDALCAAIKDVFQDTRSVLEPAGSLAVAGAKQYAEREGIEGETLVAITSGANMNFDRMRFVAERAEVGEAREAVFAVTLPEARGSFRRFCALVGERNVTEFNYRIADAQSAHIFVGVQIGHRGESAAIAASFVAHGFSAVDLSGDELAKQHVRHMVGGRSPLAHDERLFRFEFPERPGALTKFLSSMAPDWNISLFHYRNQGGDASSILVGLQVPRADHAAFDRFLAALGYPYREETGNPAYRLFLG; this is encoded by the coding sequence ATGCCCGTCGCGTCCGCGACGATCGCGCCGAGCGCGGGCACCCTCGATGATTACCTGAAGCTGATCCTGACCGCGCGCGTCTACGACGTCGCGCGCGAGACGGCGCTCGAGCGCGCGGGAAACCTGTCGGCGCGCGTGCGCAACACGGTGTGGTTCAAGCGCGAGGACTCGCAGCCGGTGTTCTCCTTCAAGATCCGCGGCGCGTACAACAAGATCGCGCATCTGTCCGCCGACGCGCTCGCGCGCGGCGTGATCACCGCGTCGGCGGGCAATCACGCGCAGGGCGTCGCGCTCGCGGCGGCGCGGCTGCGCGTGAAGGCGACGATCGTCGTGCCGCAGACGGCGCCGCGCGTGAAGGTCGACGCGGTGCGCGCGCACGGCGGCCCGACTGTCGAGGTGGTCCAGGCGGGCGAATCGTACAGCGACGCGTATGCGCACGCGCTGCGCATCCAGCAGCGCGAGGGGCTCGCGTTCATTCCGGCGTTCGACGATCCTTACGTGATCGCGGGCCAGGGCACGGTCGCGATGGAAATCCTGCGCCAGCATCAGGGGCCGATCCACGCGATCTTCGTGCCGATCGGCGGCGGCGGGCTCGCGGCGGGCGTCGCCGCGTACGTGAAGGCGGTGCGCCCCGAGATCAAGGTGATCGGCGTGCAGACCGACGATTCGTGCGCGATGAAGCAATCGCTCGCGGCGGGCAAGCGCGTCGAGCTCGCCGAGGTCGGGCTCTTCTCCGACGGCACCGCGGTCAAGCTCGTCGGCGAGGAGACGTTTCGCCTCTGCGCCGCGTATCTCGACGACGTCGTGACGGTCGACACCGACGCGCTCTGCGCGGCAATTAAGGACGTGTTCCAGGATACGCGCAGCGTGCTCGAGCCGGCGGGCTCGCTCGCGGTCGCGGGCGCGAAGCAGTATGCGGAGCGCGAGGGGATCGAGGGCGAGACGCTCGTCGCGATCACGTCCGGCGCGAACATGAACTTCGACCGGATGCGCTTCGTCGCCGAGCGCGCCGAGGTGGGCGAGGCGCGCGAGGCCGTGTTCGCGGTGACGCTGCCCGAAGCGCGCGGCAGTTTTCGCCGGTTCTGCGCGCTCGTCGGCGAGCGCAACGTGACCGAGTTCAACTACCGGATCGCCGATGCGCAATCGGCGCACATCTTCGTCGGCGTGCAGATCGGGCATCGCGGCGAGTCGGCGGCGATCGCGGCGAGCTTCGTCGCGCACGGCTTCAGCGCCGTCGATCTGAGCGGCGACGAACTCGCGAAGCAGCACGTGCGGCACATGGTGGGCGGCCGCTCGCCGCTCGCGCACGACGAGCGGCTGTTCCGCTTCGAGTTTCCCGAGCGGCCGGGCGCGCTGACGAAGTTCCTGTCGTCGATGGCGCCCGACTGGAACATCAGCCTGTTCCACTACCGCAATCAGGGCGGCGACGCGAGTTCGATTCTCGTCGGCCTGCAGGTGCCTCGGGCGGATCACGCGGCGTTCGACCGCTTTCTCGCGGCGCTCGGCTATCCGTATCGCGAGGAAACCGGCAATCCCGCCTATCGGCTGTTTCTCGGCTGA
- a CDS encoding NRAMP family divalent metal transporter, producing the protein MPGSSVPSKSSKSSKSNLRARLRWAALWGPGLLVMLADCDAGNVVAAAQAGVQWGVGPLLLLLGLVPLLYMIQELTVRLGIFTGRGHGELIRVHFGAGWAWLSAAGLVVAVLGSLVTEFTGVAGVGEMFGVPRSLSLPIAVALLIAIVMTGSHKRVDKAAIVIGALELTFFVVAWKAHPQWGGLLSSAARPASAGTPVGYLAAALIGATFNPWMVFYQQAAVADRRLGPDDHRAARAETAVGAVLTQLLTGAVLAAAAATLAGDGAPRALGSVGEIAAALETVVGPHAARVLFGAGVLGASMVAAIVCSLSLAWGLGEVAGYERSLDDKPTRAPWFYGIYVASVAGCAAIVWIAPDLVSLNVAAQVVNAAMLPLVAGLLIALAAIALPPALRPRGAYLWMVSAVAAAVSLAGIVGAASGVMS; encoded by the coding sequence ATGCCGGGCTCTTCCGTTCCGTCGAAATCGTCGAAATCGTCGAAATCGAACCTGCGCGCGCGCCTGCGATGGGCGGCGCTGTGGGGGCCGGGGCTCCTCGTCATGCTGGCCGACTGCGACGCCGGGAACGTCGTCGCCGCCGCGCAAGCCGGCGTGCAGTGGGGCGTCGGCCCGCTGTTGCTGCTGCTGGGCCTCGTGCCGTTGCTGTACATGATCCAGGAACTGACCGTGCGGCTCGGCATCTTTACCGGGCGCGGCCACGGCGAACTGATCCGCGTGCATTTCGGCGCGGGATGGGCGTGGCTGTCCGCGGCCGGCCTCGTCGTCGCGGTGCTCGGCTCGCTCGTGACCGAATTCACGGGCGTCGCGGGCGTCGGCGAGATGTTCGGCGTGCCGCGTTCGCTCAGCCTGCCGATCGCCGTCGCGCTGTTGATCGCGATCGTGATGACGGGCTCGCACAAGCGCGTCGACAAGGCGGCGATCGTGATCGGCGCGCTCGAGCTCACGTTCTTCGTCGTTGCGTGGAAGGCGCATCCGCAGTGGGGCGGGCTGCTGTCGAGCGCCGCGCGGCCGGCGTCGGCCGGCACGCCGGTCGGCTATCTTGCCGCCGCGCTGATCGGCGCGACGTTCAATCCGTGGATGGTCTTCTATCAGCAGGCGGCCGTCGCCGACCGGCGGCTCGGCCCCGACGACCATCGCGCGGCGCGCGCCGAGACGGCCGTGGGCGCCGTGCTCACGCAACTGTTGACGGGCGCGGTGCTCGCCGCCGCCGCGGCGACGCTCGCCGGCGACGGCGCGCCGCGTGCGCTCGGCAGCGTCGGCGAGATCGCGGCGGCGCTCGAAACGGTGGTCGGCCCGCACGCGGCGCGCGTGCTGTTCGGCGCGGGCGTGCTGGGCGCATCGATGGTCGCGGCGATCGTCTGCTCGCTGTCGCTTGCCTGGGGGCTCGGCGAAGTGGCCGGCTACGAGCGCTCGCTCGACGACAAGCCGACGCGCGCGCCGTGGTTCTATGGCATCTATGTCGCGTCGGTCGCGGGCTGCGCGGCGATCGTCTGGATCGCGCCCGACCTGGTGTCGCTGAACGTCGCGGCGCAAGTGGTCAACGCGGCGATGCTGCCGCTCGTCGCGGGCTTGCTCATCGCGCTCGCCGCGATCGCGTTGCCGCCGGCGCTGCGGCCGCGCGGCGCCTATTTGTGGATGGTGTCGGCGGTGGCGGCGGCGGTGAGCCTCGCGGGGATCGTCGGCGCGGCCTCGGGCGTGATGTCGTGA